From Sparus aurata chromosome 9, fSpaAur1.1, whole genome shotgun sequence, a single genomic window includes:
- the LOC115588048 gene encoding uncharacterized protein LOC115588048: MLVIALCVQLVARVLCEVPPAPPQDIHVDNWLLKWTPGTEDTDVTYTVKYSSFDSEKWINVPACEKISSTSCDVTSLKAVDELGCVKLRIQAERRGLKSSQVEACSNHNDSCTPVVDLTAQPGSLMVHLSSDNDLAKEHADHAKHRVYLGKEGEKLKLFKDSVASVPINGLQEGERYCVKVQYIYLGYPVGLPSCTKCELIPKTKHELNQAEISVAVVVPVACVVILGLLMAYVLIFHFKKIKRLMQPPCKIPEDLFQFSSYVHHPLPTSPSEEQFDVITCITPQ; encoded by the exons ATGTTGGTCATCGCGCTGTGCGTCCAGCTCGTCGCTCGAG TACTTTGTGAGGTGCCACCAGCACCACCGCAGGACATCCATGTTGATAACTGGCTTCTGAAATGGACTCCCGGCACCGAGGATACAGATGTTACCTACACGGTTAAGTACAGCAG TTTTGATAGCGAGAAGTGGATAAATGTTCCAGCCTGCGAGAAGATATCTTCTACTTCATGTGATGTCACGTCACTCAAAGCTGTGGACGAGCTGGGCTGCGTGAAGCTGCGAATCCAGGCAGAGAGACGAGGCCTGAAGTCCAGCCAGGTGGAAGCCTGCAGCAATCACA ATGACTCCTGCACTCCTGTAGTCGATCTGACCGCCCAGCCCGGGTCACTGATGGTACATCTGAGCAGTGACAACGATCTCGCAAAGGAACATGCAGATCACGCCAAACACAGAGTGTACTTGGGCAAGGAAGGAGAGAAGCTGAAG CTCTTTAAAGACAGCGTGGCCTCAGTGCCCATCAACGGGCTGCAGGAGGGAGAGCGGTACTGTGTGAAGGTCCAGTACATCTACCTGGGATATCCGGTCGGACTGCCGAGCTGCACCAAGTGTGAGCTCATCCCCAAGACAA AACACGAGTTGAACCAAGCAGAAATCTCTGTGGCCGTGGTCGTGCCCGTCGCCTGCGTCGTCATCCTGGGACTCTTGATGGCGTACGTCCTCATCTTCCACTTTAAGAAGATCAAACGGCTGATGCAGCCGCCCTGCAAGATCCCAGAGGAC ttgtTCCAATTCAGCTCGTATGTCCACCATCCCCTCCCCACCAGCCCCAGCGAGGAGCAGTTTGATGTCATCACTTGCATCACGCCGCAGTAA